The following are encoded together in the Coffea arabica cultivar ET-39 chromosome 1c, Coffea Arabica ET-39 HiFi, whole genome shotgun sequence genome:
- the LOC113723775 gene encoding uncharacterized protein, protein MNFGFLSNMNIPWFNSQSSENMASTVLSSGVGLKPNKQMASFDIKFFGWSLLSLIPWTINSKQKIQMPTTVNKELKKHAKPNYGAKSLNQYSAIRFRPYVSKVPWHTGIRAILSQVFPRYGHYCGPNWSSGKNGGSPIWDKRPIDWLDFCCYCHDIGYDTHNQAELLKADLAFLECLEKPNMSNRGDPCIANLYRTMCISGLRSVLIPYRQHLLKLQAGQLTVNFGWLDDLKLRGWNLQKDLKRDLSSFSRGWLRNMKWKGWNLDKV, encoded by the exons ATGAATTTTGGATTTCTGAGCAATATGAATATCCCCTGGTTCAACTCccaatctagtgaaaatatggcATCAACTGTCCTTTCAAGTGGTGTAGGTTTGAAGCCTAACAAACAAATGGCTTCTTTTGATATAAAGTTCTTTGGTTGGTCTCTACTTTCACTTATCCCTTGGACTATCAATAGCAAACAGAAAATTCAAATGCCAACTACCGTCAATAAGGAGTTGAAAAAGCATGCAAAACCAAACTATGGTGCTAAATCCTTAAACCAATATTCAGCTATACGCTTCAGACCATATGTTTCCAAAGTCCCGTGGCATACAGGTATAAGAGCTATTCTCTCTCAGGTTTTTCCACGCTATGGGCATTACTGTGGACCAAATTGGTCAAGTGGGAAAAATGGAGGGTCGCCTATTTGGGATAAACGGCCGATTGATTGGTTAGATTTTTGCTGCTACTGTCATGACATTGGATACGACACTCACAACCAAGCTGAGCTTCTGAAGGCAGATTTAGCATTCCTCGAGTGTTTGGAGAAGCCTAACATGAGTAATAGGGGAGATCCGTGCATTGCTAACCTTTATAGGACAATGTGCATTTCAG GTCTTAGGAGTGTACTGATACCTTACAGACAGCACCTTTTGAAGCTCCAAGCAGGACAGTTAACTGTTAATTTTGGATGGCTAGATGATTTGAAATTGAGAGGATGGAACTTGCAGAAAGATTTGAAGAGAGATTTGTCTTCGTTTTCAAGAGGATGGTTAAGAAATATGAAATGGAAAGGCTGGAACCTGGACAAAGTTTGA